GACAGCAGGAACTATTTTTATCTTGAGACAAGATGCATCAAAACGTTCGCCAGCCTAATTACAACGTTAATGCTATACCTAGATGACTTTGAGCTTTCAGTAGACTCAAATGGTTTGATTATTGATGTCAGCTTCACTGCAGTTACAGTCTGGCTTAAAACAACACGATGCAGCACAAAGCTTTTCCAGAAGCGTCTTCCTCTAATATCAGagccatttaaaaaatgttattttattattagcaGCAGTGCTTGAAATCACACCGAGTGGATTTAGAGGATGATAATCATATTGGTCATTTTCTGACATGTTATTCGGACTCACTTATTCCACAGCCTTTTCTTAACACAAAGTTTGATTTTCTGACTTTGCAACATCTCTGGAAAGCAGCATAAGACCAAACTGACAGGGAAATGAAATGACTCATGTACGAGCTGCCACACATCATCCAAACAATCCCAACAACAGAGACTCTTATATTTGATATTATCTTCATATAACTTCATTcctattaaaattaatttccaGATATGCATACCTgttgatattatatatatgcacaacatttatatgtacatttgaaataaatataattaaataaaatgtgtctcttcattttttgcatttttttccctAGCTCCATCTTGTTCGTATTTTCCCCACCCAgtgtttaatgaatgaaaagaaTAAATGGGGCAccagaatacaaaaaaaaaaaatgtaaaaacataaaaaaggccAAATGAAAAAGCTTAgatgaacaatgaaaacaaaacagttgcTAATCCCTGCAATATCCATGTTTAGATACAAGGTGACACAACAAATTAAACACAGATCCATGTATGTTTGATTCTGTGTGTATCCAGAATCCTATAAGAAATGCAACACTCAGTATGGAGCAGATTTTAGCTGGTTAACCCCTCACACATTACCTCCACTGTGGCCTTCTTGGTCACCACATCAGGGGCTGACATATTTTCAAGAAATTTGACTGACAAGAAACATTGTACTGTAAACATTGGAAGGATTTAAATGGCACTCTGAGGATAGACGCCGTCAAATCCTTcttgtaaaaccacaataaggaacagggagacaacagaAGATGGGTGGGGAACCTTCAAGAACCTGGGCTGCAAAGAGTCTGAAACACTCTGGTTTCACTGAACTTGCTTTTGCACCTTTTAGCTCCGTCATGAGGAGaaaccagaaacaaacacaccccaTGCACTGTTCTACAAGCAACTCAGAGCATTTCAGACACTTTGTAACCTGGCTCTTGTGCCCCTCAGCCATGGATCCTTCCTAGGTTATAGAAAAAGCAGGAAAGTGAGTGAGAAGGGTGATAGAGTATGGACCCGAGGCCCTGGGGTCCAGCTGAAGGAGTacaaggaggaagagggaggaaaagGGTTTCAGGGAGTAGTCAGCTTTAACATGCACAGTCCTGGTGAGGAGGAGCAGGCTGCTCTGTCAGCTGGGGCCCCTGTTTGGCCCCTGTGACGGCGGGATCTCCGGCGTCCAGGCTCTCAGACATCTTTTCACAGATGATGTCAACCAGGCGCTCAAAGGTCTGCTTTACATTGATGTTGTCCTTGGCACTGGCCTCGAAGAACTCAAATCCTGGGGAAGATATAGGGTGTGGGAGAGGTTTAATGAGGACATGGTCATCTGTGCAACTGCATAGTGTAGTGGTGAAGATGTAGTACTGAGAACACCTGGTAAAACGGCCATGGTAGCAGCTCTGAAATATCTTAataactattagatggattgtcAGATAGATATTCATGGTTCCCAAAAGGTTAATCTCAAtcaatgactttggtgattcaAAACATAATCTAGCAACACTAACCTTCAGCCTGGTCATTGATTCAGTGTAAGTGTACCTTACGATGAGTCATAGatatgaagtgtgtgtgtgtgtgtgtgtgtgtgtgtgtgtatgagtgagtgtgtgcacaCCATGCACTCACCGAGGTGTTCAGACAGCTGGCGGCCTCTATCCCCGCTCACCACTCGCTCGTCATCCATGTCGCACTTGTTTCCTACCAGCAGCACCTGGGCGTTGTCCCACGAGTATGTCTTAATCTGAGTCGACCTGGGAACCAACACACCCAGCAGAAAGGAAACTCAAAGACTGTCGTCACACTGCAACTAAATGTGATCCTGAAGTTCGGAGCATTCCTCTCATTTGTTTTCTAACCAGTGTGTACAGAGAAAAGCTACTTAAACCAAGTTCTGGATCACAGTGATTTTACAAAGTTACAAAAGCTTCTCCTGAAAAATGAAACTCACATGTGACTTTTATTTCACAGAATTTGACAGCAAGCAAATTTTGCCTGACTGTCCttattctgtttattattttaggtGTTGAGAGCTGGAAGTGTCAGACAGAATCTGAAATGCGGTACAACAAGAATCACCATCTGATTTTCAGTAATTGTCTCAGAAATTccaaaaaaaaagcttttttgttaaaatgttgcaCAATAAACCCCGTTTGTAACTCCCTCATCCTTTCCTTCTGTGTGTTCATTGGCCAGGAgaaagtacagtacttaagtgCAATTCTGAGGTTCttatactttacttgagtatttccattttctgctactttattcttctactccactacaatgttgagtgaaatgttgtacttttaaCTACACTACAATtttttgacagctttagttactttataGATTtagattaataataaaaaatataatcaataaataaatgtattattatggaTTAAGATAAAAGGGCAAATTCACAAGATACCCAGCAGTTActgaatttatttaaatgagcTCCATCTTTACCAGCTACAGCATTGAGTGAGTACAGATCAATGCATCAACAATTATCAtccaatataataataaacaatattcTGAAACGTACCATACTGCATgatgattttactttttatactttaaaGAATGTTTGATGATAATAGTTTTGTACTTACAGAAGTAACACAATTTtgaatgcatgacttttacttgtaacagagtatttctcCACTGTGGTGATTCTTCCACCTCTGCTCATTGGTGAATTTGTCTTTTCTAACTGAATCTTTGTCTTTGACCTACATACCCCCAATGAGTGTCATTACAGTTTTACTTTCTGCAGTGAACAACATTTGTGATTATGTGATGGAAAGCAAGAGCTCTTTCTACTGTCCAGAATGATGAAAACAAGAAGGATGAAGGAGCAGTGAAAGTAAAACCTAGACTTTGACATACTACAGTAGTGTAGTTAAAATAAGTTTGAACttccaaatgttttctttaaggACAATCAGAGTAATATTATAACAGAGAAATGACACACCAAGCCAAAGTGACAGCAGGAGACTGAAAGGATAAAAGATAATGATCCCTGCAGCGTCCAGTTCTtctacagacacagagaaagcgGATGCTGTGGACAGTTTAAACAATACATACAGAAACTTGAACCGCATTGTCTGCTCTGTTCATTAATCTACAGTATCTATTTCCAGACTTGCTGATTATCCAAATACCACTTGATCCATCATCCCCCCCACCCCGCAGGAAAGGTCCTTGGCGTCAGTTTAAACTGTAGTCATGTGACACACCCTCAAGCCAATCACGTACCAGTCCTGGACCGCGTTGAAGGACTCCTCATTAGTGATGTCATACATGAGGATGAAGCCCATGGCTCCTCGGTAGTAGGCCGTGGTGATGGTACGGTATCGCTCCTGACCTGCCGTATCCTGGATAAAAAAAAGAGGGATGTTTTTATTAACTCTTTCCTCACAGAGAATTCTGACAGATTACGTTGTAGATATATGTCTAATATGAAATGTGCACTTACACCAATTTCTAAAAGGGAAAGTTACAGCTAGCAGCTAAATGTGATTTCAGTGTGATTGGTAAGTTTATATCTGCtatgaaaaaaacacactgttagAGAACTGATGACCTCTGCAGAGGAAGAACTATGAGAAAAGAAATGCTCCTCTGCACTTAAAGCTTTGGTGCATCAGCAAATTTATTTAAGCCAACATTTTAACATCTTGAAACAAGTTTGAATTCCTCTGAGATGAGAGAGCCTAGTGAGCATTTTCCTTTGAAAAAGCTTTATGAATTTTACCACCCACTTTGGCAGGTAACACACCATTGTCTCAGCGTTTAAacttaaagggatagttcagGGGAAGTGGGGCCTGCAGTAGATGGCAGTCAGAGCATCCCCAGTTTGAGGAAGCAGACAGTTGTACCGGCACAGAAGCTAAGCAAAGGATtagcaacaaaatgtatttttaggcccaccaaaaaaaaaaaacaccagctCACGTTTACgctatatttagaatattttcagcAGTGACCTTGCCATCAGATTTTCAGTATACAGTGCACAGCTAATTGAGCTTATGTGTAGGAATACTGAAGTTCTACGGTGAAGAAAATGTTGTTGCAAAGGAAAAGGCTGTATCCCATATATTGCGCACACTATATATAATGTAGATTTTTTTAGTGGGCCTTCCTTTAAGtggctaaaacacattttgctgctgaccctgtccacagGTAACAGCGCCACTTCAAAAATcccaaactatccctttaataCATTGGGCTGGTAAAATGATAAAGAAGAATTTGCAGGGTGCAGAAATTCAAGCGAAAAGAGTTTTAATATTACATGGTATTGTCTTTAAAGATATAATACTTGATTGGTTTACAGCACACTGCTCCTTAGTAGCTAGAACTGTGTACAGTCTTGTATCCTGCATTAAATATTTACCATCCTGATGAAACCttaaggtacaaggtagatttatttgtcacattactaCAAGctgtaaagtgaaattgagtttgtaattctcttctgctatgtagcagtGACAtgaaagcaattataaaaattgtATGGTAATGgtaacaaatatattcagtgtagcagtgctgaggatgaatgaGTGATTTGAGtgcacaaacaaaccaaaaaacacacaaaacatgataAGAGggaattacaaataaaaaggcATGATGTTAGAGCAGATAGTTTGCACACAGtagtaataaaatgtttttagatGTGTGTACGAGTGAGGACAAATTGTGCAAAAAAGATGAATGAACTTATTTTATAAGTGATTCATATGGTAAGACCTGCAGATGCCCCAAAATATCGACTTTGGGTTTTCTGCCATGATCAGAACAATGTACTTGATCCTAAACAAAtaagacacagacaaacacacatacaccatgGGTAAGACTTCATTCTGACACATTGTTCCCATGTGTATGCATATTAAAAGGACTCtggttttttaaaaatctgccaGCAGTTGACACGTTGACACACTCAATTCTCTGCAAACTTTGTCAAAAACTAATCCTGCCTCTTCCTTCTTCGCTATCTCTCCTTAGCCACAAACCTAGCCAGCCTTGCTCTTTGAGCTAAGCAGCTTCAGGTTCAACTGCATCATTCTGCTGTCTGTGAGGAGTTCAGAAGAGCAAAAGACTGCTGTCTTTACTATTGTTATTGTAGACACATCACACCACGTATACATATATAACCAGTGTCTACCTGTTATTAAACTTTCTGGAGACTTACATTTGCGTTAAAGTGTCGAAGCAACACACATAACATGATGTCAAACACAGTTTACAGATGtttacatacaaatacacacaaaaacaatatactgtccacaaacacacttctcaacttttctcttcttttctttttttggactCATCAATGTGTCTTTTCACTCAATCACGCCTGATCACTCTCAGGTCATAATTATATTGTATGACATCGATTTTCAGAGAGCCGTGGCTCCATATGGTTGATTTTAATGTTAGAACTGCAGTTTACCCACTCAACGTGCTGCAGGCTGCTCAGGATGACAGCGTCAGCTCTATACTCCAAATGTCAGTGTAGGTAGCACTGAGTGGTGTTACATAATGAACACACTGGAGGACTCATGAGCCCTGAAAACAGTTAAAGCTGTCGACATTTTTAGATGAGCAAACAGCTAGTATGCAAAATTTAAATGTTCATATTGTAGCATGCGAGATACTATAATGAAGTACTCTAAGGCAAGAGCCTGGACATCAACTTGGCATGGAGACTTGAGAAAAGCAGGGAAGAAAAGTCGCTGAGATTATGAAATAGTCTTTTTCATGCTTCTGGGCTGTAGGAGCCACTAAAGCTCATATTTATATTTGGTAAATGATTTACATTGCTATCAGGTTATATAGTTCTGATATTATTGAAGTTTATACAACAGTTTATGTCAATAGGTGAACTATGTTAaggttatatttatatttgctattattatttttttaagtgctAGACTACAGGTATATTTTTGTTGCATTAGACTATTGATGTTGTTGTAAGGCACTTTTAGTATCTATTGTCTAAAGAAACTGCTTTTTTCTGTAGAGAAGTCTGCGCTTTGGATCAAAACAAGCTTTTGACCGTGTGGTAACATGTGATAGTCTATAATGAGTATAATGTGTCATCGGTAATGGACCAGGCTGAGATGTAACTTTGGATAATTCAGcgttttctctccctcctggaCTTTACAAgattgtttgatttaattcaatgaaacacaagtcaaaacaaTTATATACTGCAGTCTAAAGTGATGTTTGAACTTGGAACATGGTAAAAATGGCCACTAcatggagggaggagggaacccaaaagaaaacaaaaaataaatcagtggtTTTCTGAAATAAGAGCTGAAAAACTAGCATGTACTGAGGTCATTAACAGACATGAAACATTTGTGGTTATGGTACTGTTTATTATGTTATCgtaaatataattaaaacacaaaagacagCTGAAGAACTTAATCACCATCTTCGGTCTGTACAAATGTTTTGTGCTATTATCAATGGATGTCACAACATTAAATAAGGGAAGTGATTCTGTCATCTTTGACCAGTGTTCAAACAAATTGTCAATTTGTCAACAAGTTTTGATattcaattaatcattttatcAAGCAAATATGCCACACATTTGTCCCATCCAGACAGTTGGttgaacaaaaaaagacacttggagagagacctcagggaaactgacattttatggactaaGTGATTAATCACTACGTCAAagaataatcaacagattaatcaatgattagcaataattgttagttgcggCCCAGCATTTGACTACAGTACACTTTCAGTATAAATGTAGCCATAAAGTCTCTACCCCagtttaatgaaaaaataaattgtccAAATTTGTATATTAACAACAGTATGATGATGTATTACACAATGAGTTAATACAAAACCCCACAAATGTCACTGTTTCAAGTGAAATAATAGGTATGACACATACTGAAACATCTATATAAATGATTTTAACTGCACACTGTGAGATAAATGTGCATACTCTATGTTGGCCATCTTAATTTTTACTGTAGTCTCAGATGAGAGATGGGGGATGGGGATttgatgcatgtgtgtgtgcagggagtGGGGTATCTACTCTAGATTTGTAGTAATGGGGGAGGGGAGAGCAGCACCCAGTCATCCATTTGTCGTGCTCTGATTGGCCAATCGTGTCTTCCTTACCAGAGGCGAAACCTGGCAAAAGCTGAcaacagacactcacacacgcacacacattgcTCTGCTCACCATCACAAAGCTCTTTCTGCTGCAGAATGTGGTAGTAAAGGTGGAAATGATGTTATGATCTACGACGTGATCCTGTAGCTCAGGGAGCCTGTTCCACGGCATGCTAATCTTTACTCTGCTCTATGATTGTGTTTACTGTTGAGCCCTCAGGATGCAACAAAACATCAGCGCCACCCTGTTTGTTCCTGAATGCACATCAGTGTTGCTAGCTGTGTTGTAATGTATTGCATTCTACTGATTCAAGGGTCAGCTGGATGAGCAGGCTGCAGCGAATACAACGCTGCAtgcaaatttgtgtgtgtttactatGATTTGAGGACAGCTTGCGTAATAAAACTACACCACTGGGCAGTGTTTCTCCGAGCAGTAGATGAAATATcttatgaaatgttattttctgttttgttagaTATCATTGAAAACATGACATAACATTCACGTTTAGTTTCAGAGGTTCAAGTGAGAATCATGAGAATATAAAGCATCATCTGTTCTCAAGTGTTTAGCTAACCTTCTAATCCTGCTTTTTGAAACAGCCTTCAGACGTAGAGCTGCCGAGGGCAAGCTCAAAACAAACTAATTTGTACCATATTTTGTCCGACTCTGGGGTGAAAAGCCTGCTGTCACTGAGAGGGACAAGATGCAAAACTTGTTTAAATGCTGTTTCTGAATAATGATGCGCAATCCTTCCTGGAGGGCATTTGTAGTTTTGCACGTTTTCATATGAAAAGTGAAATTGTTGTGTAAAGACTGAAAAAAGAGAAGCTCAAACCTTACTTTCACAACTCCACACACCTGACCAATTGCTATGTGAATGTCACATTGTCAGTTTCAGAAAGTTACATTAATTGTTGGATGCAGCCCTATCattgacgtaattgctgacgtaatctgctctctgcgcatgcgttggcgtctgtagccacctgtcggaagctccgtcttaaaccggactcttatccagttttaatccactcttttttcgttacattttttatatcctttttatttaacttaactttatttaagttttacgtgggttaaggattttagtcatccgacatggattttaagatagatgaccgtaaaaacgcgatcaacactactgatcgcaacaaagctccggtgaccatgctagccgagataactctgccccatgaggattgctcactccttaagaaagcgaacaagaagattgctgaccttatggaagacatccgacgactttcagaggaactcaaagagaaagattccctgctgactggctttatggatgtggcttcagttctgctcagtcctgctctggaaccacacaaccggcatctcctcgtcctcttttctccccaaccacactaataattggtgactccataaccagaaacctccgtttctttaatgctaccactcgctgcttccccggtgccaccacagctgacattttaaaaaaactccaggacctgatgccgtcgctcccgtcctccatcacaagagtgatagtccatgtcggaacaaatgacacagctcttcggcagtctgagctgacaaaatcagattttaaccgtctttttaactttttaaagcagtgtggaaagtccgtttttatctctggtcccattcccacagttggtcgcggtgctggccgcttcagtagactccttggcctccacgactggctccagtccgcctgcagggctcaccgtgtgtgttatgtggataattttaatattttctggcaaagaatgtctctttttaagacagacggacttcacccaaacaaacggggctcagaaatgttagctgcgcacatacagcatgtggtgcggtccacacatgatttaNNNNNNNNNNNNNNNNNNNNNNNNNNNNNNNNNNNNNNNNNNNNNNNNNNNNNNNNNNNNNNNNNNNNNNNNNNNNNNNNNNNNNNNNNNNNNNNNNNNNaagaaatatgaccacattactcctattttagcttcattacactggctcccagtatgttttagaattgactttaaaattctattgatcacttttaaagctcttcatggcctctcgccttgttatatttctgaccttttagtcccatacgcaccagcacgtaccttgagatcctcgggcagaggtctgttgtctgttccagagtctcgactgaaaactaaaggggacagagcgtttgctgtcagggccccgaggctctggaacagcctgcccgaggaaatcaaggcggctgagtcagtgaactcttttaagtcccttcttaaaacatacttttataggagagcttttcccgatcttatttgactttattttatcccttttattttattgtattttactaattttatataaaattttcatgctcttatcttttttttttgtattattctttacacttgttaaagcactttgtaacttgtttttgaaaagtgctctacaaataaggattattattattattattattattattattattattattatcatttctgATGTTGGACAAGTGTGTGGAGGAGGGGGTTTCACCATCCAGCAAACACAAAACTTCTGACTGCAGTAAATGTATCCTCAAACTGAATTATCTTTGAAAtatgcagagaaaagaaaagacaaaagcacTTGTAATCTATGTAGTTAATGTTGATTTTTCATGAGCACTATTTGTCAACAGACAGTTAAAGTAATTGGAATAGTATTTCTTTGATACGATTATGTGCTGCATCTGATGCAGATTTTCTTGCACTACGCATTCCTTTTAATAAGCCAGCTGTGCATAATTGTAAGTGTGacaatatccatccatccatccatcgtcaaccgcatatcctgcatacagggtcgcagggggctggaacCTATACCAGacgacattgggcgaaaggcggggtacaccctggacaggccgccagtccatcacaggagTGTGACAATATACAGCATAAATTATCAATTGATTCCACACAGGTCTCATTTCACAGCTGTGTTTGAGTCAAATCTATTAATTTTAAGTCTTAGCTGAGGATCTTGCTATGAATAGGAGGAtcattttattgcatttattaGACTGTCAAATAAACTCTAGCCTCATAAGATACGTACATGTAAATTATAGATCTTAGATCAATTTACTCCCTTCAAGGAAACTCAGCACATCACAAGATGTCTTACCCAGATCTGTAATTTGATCCTCTTGTCATTTCTGTAGATGGTCTTCACCTTAAAGTCGATGCCCACCGTACTCACAAATGCTGGCGTGAAGGAGTCGTCGGCGTAGCGGAACAAGAAGGAGGTTTTGCCCACACTGCTGTTTCCAATGATGAGGATCTTGAACATATAGTCAAAGTTTTGGTCCGAAGACTCCTTCTGCCC
This genomic window from Micropterus dolomieu isolate WLL.071019.BEF.003 ecotype Adirondacks linkage group LG05, ASM2129224v1, whole genome shotgun sequence contains:
- the rab3ab gene encoding RAB3A, member RAS oncogene family, b, which gives rise to MASATATYGQKESSDQNFDYMFKILIIGNSSVGKTSFLFRYADDSFTPAFVSTVGIDFKVKTIYRNDKRIKLQIWDTAGQERYRTITTAYYRGAMGFILMYDITNEESFNAVQDWSTQIKTYSWDNAQVLLVGNKCDMDDERVVSGDRGRQLSEHLGFEFFEASAKDNINVKQTFERLVDIICEKMSESLDAGDPAVTGAKQGPQLTEQPAPPHQDCAC